The following are encoded together in the Terriglobia bacterium genome:
- a CDS encoding glycosyl hydrolase produces MRRLILFFLVLAMSGIAFSQWKLQKTGLQSEFRGLDVVNEKVAWASGSRNTYARTTDGGETWEVATVPDKESLDFRDVAAFDADTTFLLSIGTGTKSRIYKTTDGGKIWTAQLINPHPKAFLDAFAFWDVRNGVAVSDPVDGRFLIMRTTDGGAHWTAIPEESIPPALSGEGVFAASGTTITISGKGNAWFATGGAAAARVFRSADKGLTWSVADTPIIAGQASSGIFSVAFKDARNGIIVGGDYRKVEEAKNNIARTTDGGRTWTLITDSRLGGFRSCVAYLPGTRGTALVAVGPSGTDYSEDGGGHWAKYDSEGFHVLAFAKSKAVGWAAGAGGRIAKFMPLPSKQKLRSFQPSNLFWILDADIGLESGLPY; encoded by the coding sequence ATGCGCAGACTGATCCTGTTTTTTCTGGTTCTCGCGATGAGCGGCATCGCCTTCAGTCAGTGGAAACTGCAAAAGACCGGCCTGCAATCGGAGTTCCGCGGACTCGACGTCGTAAATGAGAAGGTGGCATGGGCGAGCGGAAGTCGAAACACCTATGCCCGGACAACGGATGGCGGAGAGACTTGGGAAGTCGCCACCGTCCCGGACAAGGAATCCCTTGATTTCCGGGATGTGGCAGCGTTCGATGCCGACACCACTTTTCTGCTGAGCATCGGCACAGGGACAAAATCAAGAATCTATAAGACCACCGACGGCGGGAAGATTTGGACCGCCCAGCTTATCAACCCGCATCCCAAGGCCTTCCTCGATGCCTTCGCGTTTTGGGATGTGCGTAACGGCGTCGCCGTCAGTGACCCGGTCGACGGCCGGTTCCTGATCATGCGCACGACGGATGGCGGTGCTCATTGGACCGCGATTCCGGAAGAAAGTATTCCTCCGGCCCTGTCCGGCGAAGGCGTGTTCGCGGCCAGCGGAACTACCATTACAATAAGCGGAAAAGGCAACGCCTGGTTCGCAACCGGCGGCGCGGCGGCCGCACGGGTCTTTCGGTCCGCCGACAAAGGGCTGACATGGAGTGTAGCCGATACTCCCATCATCGCCGGTCAGGCATCCAGCGGGATTTTTTCCGTTGCCTTCAAGGATGCCCGCAACGGCATCATCGTCGGCGGGGATTATCGCAAGGTCGAGGAAGCCAAAAACAACATTGCCAGAACGACGGATGGCGGCCGCACATGGACCTTGATCACCGATTCCAGGCTTGGAGGATTCAGGTCCTGCGTCGCTTACCTGCCCGGCACCAGGGGCACAGCGCTCGTCGCTGTCGGCCCTTCCGGAACAGACTATTCGGAGGACGGCGGCGGGCACTGGGCGAAGTATGACTCGGAAGGATTCCACGTGCTTGCTTTTGCCAAGTCCAAGGCCGTCGGATGGGCCGCCGGCGCGGGCGGCAGGATCGCGAAGTTCATGCCTCTGCCGTCAAAACAGAAGTTACGATCTTTTCAACCGTCAAATCTATTTTGGATTTTGGATGCGGATATTGGATTAGAAAGCGGCCTGCCCTATTAA
- a CDS encoding response regulator transcription factor encodes MKSDRCEDQTDPRANIPGPRILVIEDEAPMRTVLRDILEAEGFRVLTAADGESGLESAVNEKPDLILLDIMLPRLDGFALCAGLRSMAIATPVLMLTAKGQVGDRVTGLDSGADDYLVKPFSTDELLARVRALLRRVQRRARVARALTLGDVHIDLVKQSARRGRSAVYLTAREFAMLRLLAEAGGEPVTRDRFLDVVWGYAAFPTTRTVDNHIASLRAKLEPDPEHPRWIKTVHGVGYRLDR; translated from the coding sequence ATGAAATCCGATCGCTGTGAAGACCAGACCGATCCTCGAGCAAACATCCCTGGGCCGCGCATCCTGGTCATCGAGGACGAAGCGCCCATGCGCACGGTGCTCAGAGACATCCTCGAAGCCGAAGGGTTCCGGGTCCTGACTGCAGCCGATGGCGAGAGCGGCCTGGAAAGCGCAGTGAACGAGAAGCCCGACCTGATCCTGCTTGACATCATGCTTCCCAGGCTCGACGGCTTCGCCCTCTGTGCCGGATTGCGATCCATGGCAATAGCAACCCCGGTGCTGATGCTCACGGCCAAAGGGCAAGTGGGGGATCGCGTTACGGGGCTAGACTCCGGCGCGGACGATTATCTGGTCAAGCCCTTCAGCACCGATGAGCTCCTGGCGCGCGTGCGCGCATTGCTCCGGCGCGTTCAAAGGCGCGCCCGGGTTGCCAGGGCCCTGACGCTGGGCGATGTCCACATCGACCTTGTGAAGCAGAGTGCCCGGCGCGGGCGCTCTGCCGTCTACCTGACGGCCAGGGAATTTGCCATGTTGCGGCTTCTGGCCGAAGCCGGCGGCGAGCCGGTTACGCGCGATCGCTTTCTGGATGTGGTCTGGGGCTACGCGGCCTTCCCAACCACGCGCACGGTGGACAACCACATTGCGAGCCTGCGCGCCAAGCTCGAACCGGATCCGGAACATCCGAGGTGGATCAAGACTGTCCACGGGGTAGGCTACCGGCTGGACAGGTAA
- a CDS encoding tetratricopeptide repeat protein, producing MRTHLALAILMLSASLAAAQDKMADQLRKAIVEEEANQNLDKAIQAYQSILAQFDEERKTAATALFHLADCYRKQGKTEQAMAAYRRVVQEFSDQTKLADASRNYLPKASGISQNQPTAASSASSPQQVAEARKVLEARQRYRELLQKEIVLVERQIMTMQQRVEIGAVSPGGPEMTALMKELLELQRTMAAFDAGALPIPKDIIK from the coding sequence ATGAGAACCCATTTGGCCCTTGCGATTCTGATGCTGTCGGCAAGCCTCGCCGCTGCGCAGGACAAGATGGCCGATCAGCTCCGGAAGGCCATTGTCGAAGAAGAGGCCAACCAGAACCTCGACAAGGCCATTCAGGCCTACCAGAGCATACTGGCGCAGTTCGACGAGGAGCGGAAGACTGCTGCCACCGCCCTGTTCCATCTGGCCGACTGCTACCGCAAGCAAGGCAAGACCGAACAGGCTATGGCCGCCTACAGACGGGTAGTTCAAGAGTTTTCGGATCAAACCAAGCTGGCCGATGCGAGTCGCAATTATCTGCCCAAGGCATCCGGCATCAGCCAGAACCAACCCACCGCTGCCTCTTCCGCCTCAAGCCCGCAGCAAGTCGCCGAGGCACGTAAGGTCCTCGAGGCACGCCAAAGATATCGAGAGCTGCTCCAGAAAGAGATCGTGCTGGTGGAAAGACAGATCATGACAATGCAGCAACGGGTCGAAATAGGCGCGGTCTCGCCCGGGGGCCCGGAGATGACTGCGTTGATGAAAGAACTTCTGGAATTACAGCGTACAATGGCGGCATTTGATGCCGGTGCCCTCCCGATTCCAAAGGACATCATCAAGTAA
- a CDS encoding TolC family protein, translating to MTIFSLPRLRIIPPGAIVILVLLSLSPAQGQQSVPQIDLAKANLPLSPIEQAEKDGTALRLSLKDLTRLALQNNLDIAISDTNEELFHQRIVQSHGPYDPALSVGLGYQSNKRPNTNLTNRSTRGDFNTTNLANWNFQFTQNIPTGGGIVGTYNSNRSDTNQQFALFSPQYTTSLNVQITQPLNRNRRIDQIRGAIRLANLDTKINDSQFKQTVSSTIANIQGMYWDLIGAIRDFTIKRDSVKLAQISLQNNIKEVEIGVQPNISITEARAEMANREVDMITSRNSIVVAENNLRAAIAPDRNAEIWQKVVVPTDTPDFRDYPVVLDQAIAAALQNRPELEQFGLQLEENTVNHRLGQNQKKWQFDLVASIGTAGVAGPQSVDPQTGQPLIVPSLIGGIGVANSTLFTGGFTNWFTGFNIQIPLRNRSLDAQLAQLQIQRQQVEMNRTNTEQKIMVQVRNSIEDLETNKQRVKTAQVALQLSSEQLDGETKRFMAGMSQNFLVLQRQQDLANAKGVELQALIAYNKSIINLQQAMYTLLESNDFQIAKATSHATAMPQFR from the coding sequence ATGACGATCTTTTCACTTCCCCGCCTGCGAATCATCCCGCCAGGCGCAATTGTTATTCTCGTTTTATTGAGCCTGTCACCGGCTCAAGGACAACAGTCAGTTCCACAAATCGATTTGGCTAAGGCCAATCTTCCCCTGTCTCCTATCGAGCAGGCAGAGAAAGACGGCACGGCGCTTCGCCTTTCGCTGAAGGATCTGACCAGGCTCGCGCTCCAGAACAACCTGGACATCGCAATCTCAGACACCAACGAAGAGCTGTTTCATCAGAGAATCGTGCAGTCACACGGTCCTTATGATCCGGCCCTGAGCGTCGGCCTGGGATACCAGTCAAACAAAAGACCCAACACCAACCTCACAAACCGGTCCACACGGGGTGACTTCAATACTACGAATCTCGCCAACTGGAACTTCCAGTTCACGCAGAACATCCCGACCGGAGGAGGCATTGTCGGAACTTACAATTCCAACCGCAGCGACACCAACCAGCAGTTTGCCCTGTTCAGCCCGCAATACACCACCAGCCTCAACGTTCAGATCACACAACCTCTGAACCGGAACCGTCGCATTGACCAGATTCGAGGGGCTATCCGGCTGGCGAACCTGGATACCAAGATCAATGACAGCCAGTTCAAGCAGACGGTGTCGAGCACCATTGCAAACATCCAGGGCATGTACTGGGACCTGATCGGGGCCATCCGGGACTTTACCATCAAGAGAGATTCGGTGAAACTTGCCCAGATCAGTCTCCAGAACAACATTAAAGAGGTTGAGATCGGCGTTCAGCCCAACATTTCCATCACCGAGGCCCGTGCAGAGATGGCCAACCGCGAGGTCGACATGATCACCTCCCGGAACTCAATTGTCGTGGCCGAGAACAACCTGCGTGCCGCAATCGCCCCCGACCGGAATGCAGAGATCTGGCAAAAAGTTGTCGTGCCTACCGACACTCCCGATTTCCGGGATTATCCGGTTGTACTTGACCAGGCTATTGCGGCGGCGTTGCAGAATCGTCCCGAACTGGAGCAATTCGGTCTGCAGCTCGAGGAAAACACCGTCAACCACCGGCTGGGCCAGAACCAGAAGAAATGGCAGTTTGACCTGGTGGCTTCCATCGGAACGGCGGGTGTGGCCGGCCCGCAATCCGTCGACCCACAGACGGGTCAGCCCTTGATTGTACCGAGCTTGATCGGCGGCATCGGCGTTGCCAACTCGACGCTTTTCACCGGCGGTTTTACCAACTGGTTCACGGGTTTCAATATTCAGATACCCCTGCGCAACCGAAGCCTGGATGCCCAGCTCGCACAACTGCAGATTCAACGCCAGCAAGTCGAGATGAATCGCACCAATACCGAGCAAAAGATAATGGTGCAGGTCCGCAATTCCATCGAAGACCTGGAAACCAACAAGCAGCGTGTCAAGACCGCCCAGGTAGCCCTGCAGCTGTCCTCGGAGCAGCTTGATGGAGAGACCAAGCGCTTCATGGCCGGCATGAGCCAGAACTTCCTCGTTCTTCAGCGTCAGCAGGACCTGGCAAATGCCAAGGGAGTCGAACTGCAGGCGCTGATCGCTTACAACAAGTCGATCATCAATCTGCAGCAGGCCATGTACACCCTGCTCGAATCAAACGACTTCCAGATCGCCAAGGCCACTTCGCACGCCACGGCAATGCCGCAGTTCAGGTAA
- a CDS encoding bifunctional metallophosphatase/5'-nucleotidase, with the protein MMKSIDRFMLCLVCLFLLPVLAAAQQVSLTILHTNDTHSHLLPFSYPPDAFPKSEGAAPEVLKDIGGIARRATLVNQLREELGRRGTAVWLVDAGDFSEGTLFSTEYRGEADIEAMNAAGYTFGTIGNHELDNPLATLKKILSLAKFPILCANLTENATGKPLVRTSEVRELGQLKIGIFGLTTPSAGGYPAAKEGLTIGNEIETARRMAGTLRRGAGIVILISHAGERVDEQIASSVPGIDIIVGGHSHTRLPVGQFVWRSDVLEEKAVNGTIIVQAYQWGGELGRLDLLFGKDERGVWHVQRYRERLIPVTSKYPENPTVAAVVARYWKPIAAHYGEIIGQAAADIVDRPNDLASYNLVADAVRETYGTEIGLENMGGVRAPLAKGNITLADLTEVDPFTNTVVTFKITGRELKRILLKNRPAVSGLRYRMEGGQLTEATVGGKPVEDDRVYTAVSNSFLAGTALKGIEVVDTGKVRLSVLIDYIRKKGTVRPSYDGRRVILE; encoded by the coding sequence ATGATGAAAAGTATCGACCGGTTTATGCTGTGTCTCGTTTGCCTGTTTCTCCTGCCTGTGCTTGCCGCGGCGCAGCAGGTGTCGCTGACCATCCTTCACACCAATGACACACACAGCCATCTGTTGCCGTTCAGCTACCCGCCCGATGCCTTTCCGAAATCGGAAGGCGCCGCGCCAGAGGTGCTCAAGGACATTGGCGGGATTGCGCGCCGGGCCACACTAGTCAATCAACTGCGGGAAGAGCTTGGGCGCCGCGGCACAGCCGTCTGGCTGGTGGATGCGGGAGATTTTAGCGAAGGAACCCTGTTTTCGACCGAGTATCGCGGGGAAGCGGACATTGAGGCGATGAATGCTGCGGGCTATACATTCGGTACCATCGGCAACCACGAGTTGGACAATCCGCTCGCAACCCTCAAGAAGATTCTCAGCCTGGCCAAATTCCCGATACTCTGTGCCAATCTCACCGAAAACGCGACGGGAAAGCCGTTAGTCCGCACCTCCGAGGTCCGGGAGCTCGGCCAGTTGAAGATCGGGATTTTCGGCCTGACAACCCCCTCTGCCGGCGGGTATCCGGCAGCCAAGGAGGGATTGACCATAGGGAATGAGATTGAAACCGCCAGGCGCATGGCCGGCACGCTCCGGCGCGGGGCCGGGATCGTGATCTTGATCTCGCACGCCGGCGAAAGGGTCGACGAACAGATTGCATCGTCCGTCCCCGGCATCGATATCATCGTCGGCGGGCACTCGCACACGCGCCTCCCTGTGGGCCAGTTCGTGTGGCGGTCCGATGTCCTGGAGGAAAAGGCGGTCAACGGCACTATTATCGTGCAGGCCTACCAGTGGGGAGGGGAACTGGGGCGGCTTGACCTCCTGTTCGGAAAAGACGAGCGCGGAGTCTGGCACGTCCAGCGCTATCGTGAGCGCCTGATCCCGGTGACTTCCAAGTACCCCGAAAACCCGACGGTCGCGGCCGTGGTCGCCCGCTACTGGAAGCCGATCGCCGCTCATTACGGTGAGATCATCGGGCAGGCAGCCGCAGACATCGTCGACCGCCCAAACGATTTGGCCTCCTACAATCTGGTTGCCGATGCGGTTCGAGAGACCTACGGCACCGAGATCGGGCTCGAAAACATGGGGGGCGTGCGTGCACCGCTCGCCAAAGGTAACATCACGCTGGCCGATCTGACCGAAGTGGACCCTTTCACCAACACGGTCGTCACCTTCAAAATCACGGGGCGTGAGTTAAAACGGATCCTCCTGAAAAACCGCCCGGCCGTCTCCGGATTGCGTTACCGGATGGAAGGCGGCCAGCTCACGGAAGCCACTGTCGGCGGGAAACCGGTAGAGGACGACCGTGTCTACACTGCAGTAAGCAACTCCTTTCTGGCGGGCACCGCCCTGAAGGGGATTGAGGTCGTGGATACCGGAAAGGTGCGCCTGAGCGTGCTCATCGACTACATCCGCAAGAAAGGCACCGTGCGGCCCTCCTACGACGGCCGCCGCGTCATCCTCGAATAA
- a CDS encoding DUF5666 domain-containing protein produces the protein MRRGIHSIIVLALVFSLVFVPSLYPQVTKEPQTGLDKLDGTIQAINKEKSTITIIQTGKTAAWQIVYNKDTIFSYRNTAATIDELKDGRRVIVLGKFEKGSNKMTATRIDVREGK, from the coding sequence ATGAGGCGCGGCATCCACAGCATTATTGTGCTGGCTTTGGTTTTCTCTCTGGTGTTCGTTCCCAGCCTGTACCCCCAGGTGACAAAGGAACCCCAGACCGGTTTGGACAAACTCGACGGAACGATTCAGGCGATCAACAAGGAAAAATCCACCATCACGATCATTCAGACGGGCAAGACCGCGGCCTGGCAGATCGTCTACAACAAGGACACCATCTTCTCCTACAGGAACACCGCGGCGACTATCGATGAATTGAAGGACGGGCGGCGCGTGATCGTCCTCGGCAAGTTCGAAAAGGGCAGCAATAAGATGACGGCCACCCGGATAGACGTCCGAGAAGGGAAGTAA
- a CDS encoding cyclic nucleotide-binding domain-containing protein, producing MLTILEKADLLQSAEIFCEVRTQSLARVAAVAQEVHFEAHQRLYGEHEVADALYVFLDGEVSLTRGGAPERKLARFQVAGALALLANQPQREAAVATQAGRALRIGQQSLFDAMAEDFNITRGILRALAGMAAAR from the coding sequence ATGCTGACCATCTTGGAGAAGGCTGACCTCCTGCAGAGTGCCGAGATCTTTTGCGAAGTCCGGACGCAAAGCCTAGCCCGTGTGGCTGCGGTTGCCCAAGAGGTTCACTTCGAGGCACATCAACGGCTCTACGGCGAGCATGAAGTGGCTGACGCCTTGTATGTATTCCTCGATGGCGAAGTGAGCCTGACCCGAGGCGGCGCCCCGGAACGCAAATTGGCCAGGTTCCAGGTGGCGGGAGCTCTCGCTCTCCTGGCCAATCAGCCCCAGAGGGAGGCGGCCGTGGCCACTCAGGCGGGCAGGGCGTTGCGCATCGGCCAGCAGAGCCTCTTTGACGCCATGGCCGAGGACTTCAATATTACCCGCGGAATCCTGCGAGCCCTGGCCGGCATGGCGGCGGCTCGCTGA
- a CDS encoding HEAT repeat domain-containing protein, with protein sequence MINHVGRMLTLRREEAGPASLLFFYLFLVMGAYMMGQAVGDALFLHVYPTQLPYAMIGSALMSALFVAVYARLSTRMRLENLIVAALVFLAISFAFFWWLMRFQYQWVYWLVLIWVYTVGAIGPMMGWTLANYTVTTREARRIYGLVGAGALLGGAIVSFTTADAVRHERMQPKTAFLVMALLLVLCTVLVKLLFRNAGQRLAAVNQSPVAGDGAPKTFGQNVTLIHSSRYLLMLTALIAVGCLATSILGYQFKLIGNAHYGEDTVGFVNYMARFNGYMGLASFVFQLTLTPVLLSTFGIRVTLFVVPVALMGTSMGLLAAPTLLMASILRGTHYMLRFSLDKSSTELLYVPVSPAVRSQVKSFIDTFVWRSADGVAGLILVLFARVLKFDPGQVSLVNMVALVAWIYIANEVRREYLNVLRQAIARRTLDPERTAAQVLDSTTIEVLAQALERGGEQQLMYGMSLFEMSRQTGWHPALRRLLDHRSPAVRQQALRLLGDAGDREILPRVEELLGDESLEVRAEALRYLVVHAGRDPLMLQSGGSDLPAYVIQGAVVTYLARSAEEDYSSAAMLILESMLSQVGPEAVPARCEAARVLGVIPSPSELHNHLLELMHDENPEVAEQALLSAGKNRIRELLPVVIEKLGQPQLVAAARTALVQYDRRAVGMLQSCLSDPTLPLPIRKQIPQTLARIPNAESASALAHSLVQSDPGLRYDVLKALNQLRDRDPELIPGDVDYADMVNAELIGYYRSFQILAALETSGGKAGSAEPHQGGERLLRRAFREHMDHELERIFRMLALLYSPRDVHNAFAGLTSGRPQLRANALEMLEHLLQPDLYRRLASVLDPEIDSQQRLAFARRFCGTEVTSRNEALRILLHSEDCWLRACALYAVGRLRLSELSPDLDKVPCDRDPLLSETRTWALARLALDAQA encoded by the coding sequence ATGATCAACCATGTCGGCAGAATGCTCACACTGCGCCGCGAGGAGGCCGGCCCCGCATCGCTGCTCTTCTTTTACCTTTTTCTGGTAATGGGCGCCTACATGATGGGGCAGGCTGTCGGCGACGCCCTGTTCCTGCATGTATATCCCACCCAACTGCCTTACGCCATGATTGGATCGGCGCTGATGTCGGCGTTGTTCGTCGCCGTCTACGCCCGGCTCTCCACGAGGATGCGCCTGGAGAACCTGATCGTTGCCGCACTTGTGTTCCTCGCAATCTCCTTCGCGTTCTTCTGGTGGCTGATGCGATTCCAGTATCAATGGGTCTATTGGCTGGTTCTCATCTGGGTGTATACGGTGGGCGCGATCGGCCCAATGATGGGCTGGACACTCGCCAACTATACCGTGACCACCAGGGAGGCGCGGCGGATCTACGGGCTGGTCGGGGCCGGCGCTCTCCTGGGTGGCGCCATAGTCAGCTTTACCACGGCGGATGCGGTGCGTCATGAACGAATGCAGCCCAAAACGGCATTCCTGGTGATGGCTCTGCTCCTGGTGCTCTGCACGGTGCTGGTGAAACTCCTGTTCCGAAACGCCGGCCAGCGGCTGGCGGCTGTGAACCAATCTCCGGTTGCCGGGGACGGTGCCCCGAAAACGTTCGGCCAGAATGTGACGTTGATTCACAGCTCGCGCTACCTGCTGATGCTCACGGCTTTGATTGCGGTTGGCTGTCTTGCGACCAGCATCCTGGGATACCAGTTCAAGCTCATCGGCAATGCACATTACGGCGAGGACACCGTCGGATTCGTAAACTACATGGCCCGCTTCAACGGTTACATGGGACTGGCATCGTTCGTCTTTCAGCTTACCCTGACCCCTGTGCTGCTCAGCACCTTTGGCATACGCGTCACTCTCTTCGTGGTTCCGGTGGCGTTGATGGGAACCAGCATGGGATTGCTGGCGGCGCCGACGCTGCTCATGGCCAGCATCCTGAGAGGCACTCATTACATGCTGCGCTTCTCGCTGGACAAGTCGTCGACGGAGCTCCTCTATGTGCCGGTATCTCCGGCGGTGAGGAGCCAGGTGAAATCGTTTATCGACACTTTCGTGTGGCGGTCGGCGGACGGAGTAGCGGGGCTGATCCTTGTGCTCTTTGCCCGCGTGCTGAAGTTTGATCCCGGCCAGGTCAGCCTGGTGAACATGGTTGCGCTGGTGGCTTGGATTTACATAGCCAACGAAGTGCGCCGCGAGTATCTGAACGTTCTGCGCCAGGCTATTGCGCGCCGGACGCTGGATCCGGAACGGACTGCGGCCCAAGTGCTTGACTCAACCACAATCGAAGTACTGGCACAGGCTCTGGAGCGCGGGGGTGAACAGCAGCTCATGTACGGCATGAGCCTGTTTGAAATGAGTCGCCAGACGGGATGGCATCCGGCGCTGCGACGGTTGCTGGATCATCGCTCGCCCGCCGTCCGCCAACAGGCGCTGCGCCTGCTCGGGGATGCCGGTGACCGCGAGATTCTGCCTCGAGTGGAAGAATTGCTCGGAGACGAGAGTCTTGAAGTGCGCGCGGAGGCGCTGCGCTACCTGGTAGTGCACGCGGGGCGTGACCCGCTCATGCTCCAGAGCGGGGGGAGCGATCTGCCTGCCTATGTGATCCAGGGCGCTGTGGTGACTTATCTGGCCAGGAGTGCAGAGGAGGACTACTCATCGGCCGCCATGCTGATCCTGGAGAGCATGCTCTCCCAAGTCGGCCCGGAAGCCGTGCCGGCACGCTGCGAAGCCGCACGGGTGCTGGGAGTGATACCTTCGCCCTCCGAGCTGCACAACCACCTGCTCGAACTGATGCACGACGAGAATCCTGAGGTGGCCGAGCAGGCTCTCTTGAGCGCGGGTAAAAACCGGATCCGGGAGCTTCTTCCGGTGGTCATAGAGAAACTGGGGCAGCCGCAGCTGGTGGCTGCGGCGCGCACTGCCCTGGTCCAGTACGACAGGAGAGCTGTCGGGATGCTCCAGTCCTGTCTGAGTGATCCGACCTTGCCGCTGCCGATCCGCAAGCAGATTCCTCAGACCCTGGCGCGCATTCCCAACGCAGAATCCGCCTCGGCACTTGCCCACAGCCTGGTGCAGAGCGATCCGGGATTGCGCTATGACGTGTTGAAGGCCCTGAACCAGCTGCGCGATCGCGATCCCGAGCTGATCCCCGGCGACGTGGATTATGCCGACATGGTCAATGCCGAGTTGATCGGCTACTATCGCTCGTTCCAGATCCTCGCAGCCCTGGAGACTTCGGGCGGGAAGGCCGGGAGTGCTGAACCTCATCAGGGCGGCGAACGGCTGCTGAGGCGGGCATTCCGCGAACACATGGATCACGAGCTGGAGCGCATTTTCCGGATGCTGGCGCTGCTGTATTCGCCGCGCGACGTCCACAACGCTTTCGCAGGCCTGACCTCGGGACGGCCGCAATTGAGGGCCAACGCTCTGGAAATGTTGGAGCACCTGCTGCAGCCCGACCTGTACCGGCGCCTGGCCAGCGTGCTGGACCCGGAGATTGACTCGCAACAGCGGCTGGCTTTTGCCCGCCGCTTCTGCGGCACCGAAGTGACTTCCCGAAATGAGGCCCTGAGGATTCTGTTGCACTCGGAGGACTGCTGGCTGCGCGCCTGTGCGCTTTACGCAGTGGGGAGATTGCGCCTGTCCGAACTCTCCCCGGATTTGGACAAGGTCCCCTGTGACCGCGATCCATTGCTGTCTGAGACACGCACTTGGGCTCTCGCTCGATTGGCGCTGGATGCCCAGGCCTGA
- a CDS encoding metallophosphoesterase, with amino-acid sequence MRVKTCPALRILVACFAVVLLLPPVVGAAAPTRVVAVGDVHGAYSQLVAILQHTGLIDGDRQWAGGSTTLVQTGDVIDRGTQSRACLDLLMELQRQAERAGGKVVPLLGNHEAMNVMGDLRYVTAEIFRTFATDQSEKVREQALQDYVKFLSAHKDHSHAAVPPGDEAARRKWTDAHPPGFFEYYDAFGSEGKYGRWIRSHHAVVQIGEGVFVHGGLNPSLKFRNVAELDDQVRSELTGFDSLWRLLADKKVIWRYMTLTEAVQYVGEELKWVQARGPADDPEAVQAMQKLLGYSSWMAASSDGPLWYRGLAQEPEEKLMGGVTAMLARLKALYIVEGHTVLSKSDITPRFDNHVFLIDTGMLKEAYDGRATALEILEGKFTAYYADGAPKSLAAPRSGKTDPAGKPEFEYEAVRR; translated from the coding sequence ATGAGAGTGAAAACGTGCCCGGCGCTTCGAATCCTCGTGGCTTGTTTCGCTGTTGTCCTGCTGCTGCCGCCGGTTGTGGGAGCCGCTGCACCCACGCGCGTGGTTGCCGTCGGCGATGTTCACGGCGCGTACTCGCAACTGGTGGCAATCTTGCAGCATACCGGGCTGATTGACGGGGACCGCCAATGGGCAGGCGGTTCAACCACGCTGGTTCAAACCGGCGATGTCATTGATCGAGGCACCCAATCGCGCGCGTGCCTCGACCTGCTGATGGAGCTCCAACGCCAGGCTGAGAGGGCAGGCGGGAAAGTGGTTCCTCTGTTGGGCAATCACGAAGCGATGAACGTCATGGGTGACCTGCGCTACGTCACGGCCGAGATATTCCGGACCTTTGCCACGGACCAATCGGAAAAGGTGCGCGAACAGGCCCTTCAGGACTATGTGAAATTTCTCTCCGCCCACAAGGACCACTCCCACGCGGCCGTGCCCCCGGGCGATGAAGCCGCGCGCCGTAAGTGGACGGACGCGCATCCGCCGGGCTTCTTTGAGTATTACGATGCCTTCGGCTCTGAAGGCAAGTACGGTCGCTGGATCCGCAGCCATCACGCGGTTGTCCAGATTGGTGAGGGCGTGTTTGTGCACGGAGGCTTGAATCCTTCGCTCAAGTTCCGCAACGTCGCCGAACTGGATGATCAGGTCCGCTCCGAGTTGACAGGATTCGACTCCTTGTGGCGATTGCTCGCCGACAAGAAAGTGATCTGGCGCTACATGACGCTGACCGAAGCCGTCCAGTACGTGGGGGAGGAGTTGAAGTGGGTGCAGGCGCGCGGCCCGGCCGATGACCCCGAGGCGGTGCAGGCGATGCAGAAGCTGCTCGGTTACAGCAGCTGGATGGCTGCCTCTTCGGATGGGCCGCTATGGTACCGCGGTCTGGCCCAGGAGCCGGAGGAGAAGCTGATGGGCGGGGTGACGGCGATGCTGGCGCGGCTGAAGGCGCTGTACATCGTGGAAGGCCACACGGTTCTGTCAAAGTCCGACATCACGCCCCGCTTCGACAATCATGTCTTCCTGATCGATACCGGAATGCTCAAAGAAGCGTACGACGGCCGGGCTACGGCGCTGGAGATCCTGGAAGGCAAGTTTACCGCCTACTACGCCGATGGTGCGCCGAAATCGCTTGCGGCGCCCCGGAGCGGGAAAACGGATCCGGCCGGCAAGCCTGAGTTCGAGTACGAGGCAGTGCGGCGATGA